Proteins from one Mercurialis annua linkage group LG7, ddMerAnnu1.2, whole genome shotgun sequence genomic window:
- the LOC126657152 gene encoding uncharacterized protein LOC126657152 yields the protein MDQEIVSVPISLHSHASSVPLFNGLNFSDWCEQIQFHLGVLDLDLALEIEKPATITDESSNEEKVLYKTWERSNRLLSLMFMRMTVANNLKSTIPKTDSAKEFKRFIEERSQTADKSLAGTLMSNLTNMKYDGSRVMHDHVIEMTNLAAKLKTLGMNVDEYFLVQFILNSLPPEQYGPF from the exons ATGGATCAAGAAATCG TATCTGTACCAATTTCTCTTCATTCGCATGCTTCATCTGTTCCATTATTTAATGGTTTGAATTTCTCTGATTGGTGCGAACAAATCCAGTTTCACTTAGGTGTTCTGGATCTTGATTTGGCACTTGAAATTGAAAAACCTGCTACTATTACTGATGAAAGTAGCAATGAAGAAAAAGTTTTATATAAAACTTGGGAAAGATCGAACAGATTATTAAGCTTAATGTTTATGCGAATGACTGTTGCAAACAACTTAAAGAGTACAATTCCTAAAACTGACAGTGCTAAGgaatttaaaagatttattgAGGAACGTTCTCAAACAGCTGATAAGTCACTTGCTGGCACATTGATGAGTAATTTGACCAACATGAAATATGATGGTTCACGTGTCATGCATGATCATGTTATTGAAATGACTAACTTAGCGGCAAAATTAAAGACCTTAGGAATGAATGTGGATGAGTATTTTTTAGTTCAGTTTATATTGAACTCCTTGCCTCCTGAACAATATGGTCCATTCTAA